In one Paraburkholderia megapolitana genomic region, the following are encoded:
- a CDS encoding ABC transporter substrate-binding protein, which yields MKPVLRNALAAAAIASVLTLSFTVANPAAAATPKDMFVMATFLDEFTTLDPGEVYELVPEEYVANTYDRLVRVDLKDPSKFNGDVAQSWTVSPDGLTFTFKLRSGLKFHSGNPLSADDVAWSIQRTVLLDKGAAAVLQGIGLTKDNVLNNVKKGDDATVSVTTDQKYAPTFVLNVLGAWPASVVDKQLLLSHQKGNDFGNDWLRTNEAGSGAYKLVKWTANDSIVLQRFDGYRLPLAMKRIVLRHVPEASSQRLLLENGDVDVARNLSPDDLAALTKSGKASATAVPQATLLYLGLNVKNPNLAKPEVQQAMKWLIDYNGIQSNVAKTTYKVHETFLPEGFLGALNTNPYQQNVAKAKALLAKAGLPNGFSVTMDVRNGYPYGEIAEAVQANLAQAGIKVQLIPGDNKQTLAKYRSRSHDIYIGEWAADYIDPHSNAQGFAWNPDNSEKSAYKMLAWRNSWDIPELTKETNAALAESSTTKRAELYQTMQKQMLANSPFVIMFQQVAQVAARPGVTGLEVGPINDLVSYRNLKKQ from the coding sequence ATGAAACCGGTATTGCGCAATGCATTGGCGGCCGCAGCGATCGCCTCCGTCTTGACCCTGTCGTTCACTGTCGCGAACCCCGCCGCTGCGGCGACACCGAAAGACATGTTCGTCATGGCGACCTTCCTCGACGAATTCACCACGCTCGATCCCGGCGAAGTCTACGAACTCGTGCCCGAAGAATATGTGGCCAATACCTATGACCGGCTGGTGCGGGTCGATCTGAAAGACCCGTCGAAGTTCAACGGCGATGTCGCGCAGTCGTGGACCGTCAGCCCCGATGGACTGACCTTCACGTTCAAACTCCGTTCCGGTCTCAAGTTCCACTCAGGCAACCCGTTGAGCGCCGATGACGTCGCCTGGTCGATCCAGCGCACGGTCCTGCTCGACAAAGGTGCGGCCGCCGTGCTGCAAGGCATCGGTCTGACCAAAGACAACGTGCTCAACAACGTCAAGAAGGGTGATGACGCAACCGTCAGTGTGACGACAGACCAGAAATACGCTCCGACCTTTGTCCTGAACGTGCTCGGTGCGTGGCCTGCATCGGTGGTGGACAAGCAGTTGTTGCTCTCGCATCAGAAAGGCAATGACTTCGGCAACGACTGGCTGCGCACGAACGAGGCGGGCTCCGGCGCCTACAAGCTCGTCAAGTGGACGGCCAACGACAGCATCGTGCTGCAGCGCTTCGACGGTTATCGCTTGCCGCTCGCGATGAAGCGCATTGTGCTGCGTCACGTGCCGGAAGCGTCGAGCCAGCGGCTGCTGCTCGAAAACGGCGACGTCGACGTAGCCCGCAACCTGAGTCCCGACGATCTCGCCGCCCTGACGAAATCCGGCAAGGCATCTGCGACCGCGGTGCCGCAAGCGACGCTGCTGTATCTCGGCCTCAACGTCAAGAATCCGAACCTCGCAAAACCGGAAGTGCAGCAAGCGATGAAGTGGCTGATCGACTATAACGGCATCCAGAGCAATGTCGCGAAGACCACCTACAAGGTGCACGAAACATTCCTTCCGGAAGGTTTTCTCGGCGCGCTGAACACGAATCCGTACCAGCAGAACGTCGCGAAGGCCAAGGCGCTGCTCGCAAAAGCCGGGCTTCCAAATGGCTTCTCCGTAACGATGGACGTGCGTAACGGCTACCCGTATGGCGAAATCGCCGAAGCCGTGCAGGCGAATCTCGCTCAGGCCGGTATCAAGGTTCAGCTCATCCCCGGTGACAACAAGCAGACGCTTGCGAAGTATCGCTCGCGCTCGCACGACATCTATATCGGCGAATGGGCGGCGGACTACATCGATCCGCACAGCAACGCGCAGGGCTTCGCGTGGAATCCGGACAATTCCGAGAAGTCGGCGTACAAGATGCTCGCGTGGCGCAACTCATGGGATATTCCCGAGCTGACGAAGGAAACCAACGCGGCGCTCGCCGAATCGTCGACCACGAAGCGCGCCGAGCTGTACCAGACGATGCAGAAGCAGATGCTGGCCAACTCCCCCTTCGTGATCATGTTCCAGCAGGTCGCGCAGGTGGCCGCACGTCCGGGCGTGACGGGGCTCGAGGTGGGTCCGATCAACGACCTCGTGTCGTATCGCAATCTGAAGAAGCAGTAA
- a CDS encoding ABC transporter permease: MSTPLTTLERMRVLSAERTSVRWTLRLVRWIITLAITFTGLLAVTFVIGRKIPIDPVLAILGDRASATAYAAARLQLGLDRPLVVQFLIYARDVLHGNFGMSLLTAHPVIEDIQRVFPATLELATLSTIIGVLIGVPLGVAAAVRHNRWIDHVARFVGLVGSSVPVFWLGLMGLLLFYAKLHWVAGPGRIDPVFDGMVDTHTGSLLVDSLIAGEWDVFFNAFSHIALPAAILGYYSVAYLSRMTRSFMLEQMSQEYIVTARAKGLPERRVIWRHAFGNIAVPLLTVIALTYSYLLEGSVLTEIVFAWPGIGSYLTGALLNADMNAVLGSTLVIGVTFIALNLLTDALYRVFDPRAR, encoded by the coding sequence ATGTCGACTCCCCTCACGACGCTCGAGCGCATGCGTGTGCTTTCAGCCGAACGTACCAGCGTGCGCTGGACCTTGCGTCTCGTGCGCTGGATCATCACGCTCGCCATCACCTTCACCGGATTGCTGGCAGTCACATTCGTGATCGGTCGCAAGATTCCGATCGATCCGGTACTGGCCATTCTCGGCGATCGTGCGTCGGCGACAGCCTACGCGGCCGCGCGACTGCAGCTTGGGCTCGACAGGCCACTCGTCGTGCAGTTCCTGATCTATGCGCGCGATGTGCTGCACGGCAACTTCGGTATGTCGCTGCTGACGGCACACCCGGTCATCGAAGACATCCAGCGTGTGTTCCCCGCAACGCTCGAGCTCGCGACGCTGTCCACCATCATCGGTGTGCTGATCGGCGTGCCGCTAGGTGTCGCCGCCGCCGTGCGCCACAACCGCTGGATCGATCACGTTGCACGTTTTGTCGGTCTCGTCGGCAGTTCGGTGCCGGTGTTCTGGCTAGGGCTGATGGGACTCCTGCTGTTCTATGCAAAGCTGCATTGGGTAGCAGGCCCAGGGCGCATCGATCCCGTGTTCGACGGCATGGTCGATACGCATACGGGCAGCCTGCTGGTCGATTCGCTGATTGCCGGCGAATGGGACGTGTTCTTCAACGCGTTCTCGCATATCGCGCTGCCTGCGGCCATCCTCGGTTACTACTCGGTTGCCTATCTAAGCCGGATGACGCGTTCATTCATGCTCGAACAGATGAGCCAGGAGTACATCGTCACGGCGCGCGCGAAAGGTTTGCCCGAGCGTCGGGTGATCTGGCGTCACGCGTTCGGCAATATCGCCGTGCCGTTGCTGACCGTCATCGCACTCACCTACAGCTATCTCCTCGAGGGCTCGGTGTTGACCGAAATCGTCTTCGCCTGGCCCGGTATCGGTTCGTATCTGACAGGAGCGCTGTTGAATGCCGATATGAACGCCGTGCTGGGCAGCACGCTCGTGATCGGTGTCACGTTCATCGCACTCAATCTGCTGACCGATGCGCTCTATCGCGTGTTCGATCCGCGCGCCCGCTGA
- the ddpX gene encoding D-alanyl-D-alanine dipeptidase: MTEPRLIEITPATHGVDLDLVYATSRNLTGKAIYKEAHCLLLEPAETRLRKAIEIARDAALTLRIFDAYRPREAQQVLWDFLPDPTYIAEPGRGSNHSRGTAIDLTLLDASGSELDMGTGFDAMTIESEHFHPGLPGPVQRNRLLLLGIMHAAGFTHIKSEWWHYELPGSRALPLIDDSASGPLRLM, translated from the coding sequence ATGACCGAACCGCGACTTATCGAAATCACGCCCGCCACGCATGGCGTCGACCTCGATCTCGTCTATGCCACCTCGCGCAACCTCACCGGCAAAGCCATCTACAAAGAAGCCCACTGCCTGCTGCTCGAACCCGCCGAAACCCGGTTGCGCAAGGCGATTGAAATTGCTCGCGACGCCGCCCTGACACTACGGATTTTCGACGCCTACCGCCCGCGCGAAGCACAACAGGTGCTCTGGGATTTCCTGCCCGATCCCACTTACATCGCCGAACCCGGTCGTGGTTCGAACCACAGCCGCGGCACCGCGATCGACCTGACTCTGCTCGATGCCAGCGGCAGCGAACTCGACATGGGCACGGGTTTCGACGCCATGACGATCGAGTCCGAACACTTTCATCCGGGTCTTCCCGGACCCGTGCAGCGCAACCGTCTATTACTGCTCGGCATCATGCATGCTGCGGGCTTCACGCATATCAAAAGCGAATGGTGGCATTACGAGCTGCCTGGCTCGCGCGCGCTGCCTCTAATCGACGACAGCGCAAGCGGCCCATTGCGTCTCATGTAG